The sequence CATTATTCTTCTCCTGGTCGTCCTCTATTTTCTGCTTAGACAAATGTGTAGTGGATTCCGTAGCCCCAATAGGGATATTCGGGGTAAGTCGACTGATGGTACGGACCGTCAGGAAGAACTGGATGAAATGATTGAGGACCCGGTCTGTCACACCTTCGTGCCGAAACGGATTGCCGTGATCGAAGAAATGGGGGGGCGGGAGTATTGTTTCTGCAGCAAAGAGTGTGCAGTGGTGTTTCGGAGCCAACGCCCAGTGTAAAAGATCGTTAAAAACCTGAGGCAAGCTACGTAGCGGAGAAAGACCTATTGAATTCGGTCATGCTGTTCGGCTAGCAGCCCGAGTAGGAGTAATCGGACATTTTCTCATCTTTGTCAAACTTCAATATGATTTGGCATTGGTTAGGGGTGAAGTTGAAGAATGGCAGCCCGGATTTCCCCCCTGCAATGCGATAGTACGTCCAGGTCTCACCCCCAAAAAAGCGTGATGCTTTGCCGTCTGGAGCGCCCCAGTTCTTCTCGAACCAGGCTTTATCCTTCCCTTGGAGCTCAGCTGGCTTAAGCGAAGCTTCCAGGTATGGATTATTTCCGGCGCAGGCCGTGATCATAAAACAGAGGATCAGCGGCCAGGCAAATCGTTGCATCGCGAGATCTCCTGATGATTGTAGAACACGTCCCTGCCGACCGTGAAATTCTAGCTTCCGCTCTGAGGCCTGTCAAACTTTCACGTCGAGATGTTGCAGCAAAGTTGAGTTCCCCCTAAAATGGACGATAATACTTCTATGATCTGACAAACTTCTCCTAAGGAAAGGGACGACGATGAAAATTTATCTTGATACGGCGAACGTAAAGGAAATTCAGGATGCCGCAAGTCTCGGATTGCTTGACGGGGTAACAACGAACCCCTCCCTAGTTGTTAAGGAAGGTCGCAGCTTCAAGGAGATGCTGGCAGAGGTGTGTAAGATCGTAGATGGCCCGATCAGTGCCGAAGTCGTGAGTGTAGAAGCGGACGCGATGGTCAAGGAGGGGAAGGAACTCGCCAAGATCCACAAGAATATCGTGGTCAAATGCCCTCTCATTCCAGAAGGGCTCAAGGCGACGAAGCGATTGGCTTCAGAAGGAATCAAAGTGAACGTAACTCTCTGTTTCTCACCTACTCAGGCTCTGCTGGCGGCCAAAGCCGGTGCATGGTGCGTCTCCCCCTTCATTGGACGACTTGACGACATCAGCTCAAGCGGGATGGAGCTCATCCGACAGATTTTGACGATCTACAAGAATTATGACTATAAGACTCTTGTCTTAGTAGCAAGCGTACGTCATCCACAACACGTGGTTGAGGCGGCGATGGCCGGCGGGCACATCTGCACAATGCCTTATAGCGTCTTCCAGGCCCTGTTTAAACATCCGCTCACCGACTCGGGCCTGAAAAAGTTTCTCGACGACTGGAAATCGAAAGGCCAACAGTAGCGACCGTAGGGACGGGTAACTTTCAATGACTCATCAGGGAAGTTGCCCGTCCTGGATTGATCAAATCCACCCTTCCCTCTGCAACTGAAAGTCTAATCCTTCCCACATAGATCTTGAATGAATGCTACTAACGTCTAATATTTCCAGGCCTCTATACAACGCACTCAATGATCTTCGATAGATTTTCTCGCCTTCCGAAACACCGCATGAAACATAGGGCGAGTCAGCTTTCCCGTAAACGTGTTTTGCTGGCTCGGGTGATAGGAGCCGAGTAGGGTCACCCCCCAAGGCAGACGACAGGCAACCCCATGTCCGAACTTGAGAGCTGGCGAAGGGATGGTATGCCCATGTGTCCTGCACGTTTTAAGATAATGATCAAAGGCGATCTTTCCCAGCGCAATCACCACGCGGTGACTCTTTAGGAGACGAACTTCTTCCTGTACGAATCGGCTACACCGTTCGAATTCATCCGGCAAAGGTTTATTGCCCGGTGGGGCACAACGTACCGTTGCCCCGATATAGCAGTCGGTCAACGTTAAGCCATCACCTCGGTGGGTTGATGAAGCCTGGTTGGAAAATCCATACCGATGCAACGCCTCATACAACCAATCTCCACTCCGATCACCGGTGAACACACGTCCCGTCCTATTCCCTCCATGTGCAGCAGGTGCAAGTCCGAGCACGTAGAGCCGCGCGGCAGGATCTCCGAAGCCGGGCACCGGCCGGCCCCAGTAAGTCCAGTCACGATATTGCTTCCGTTTCTCTCGCGCAATCACCTGCCGATAGTCGACCAGCCGTGGACAGGCCGTGCAGTCACAGATGGCGTCGTTCAAAATTCTCAAGGCCTTCATACGGCTCGCAGTCTAGCATGATTGAGAACCCTATTCTGCTTGCTGGCATTTGGGTCAGCTGATAGCATAACCACGCATTTGTTGTAGCCGTTGATCGTATTGAAAATAGAGGAGTTTACAAATGCTGACGCGTGGGACCCAATCCATCTATTGTGCGATCGGAATTGTCTTCACCATCCTGACAATACAGGTGTCGGCACAGGCGGTATCGAGCATTGAGGATAAGAATGCCAAAATATCAGAAGCCGAGAAGGAGATTCTCCTACTAGACCAGTTGGACTCGCAATCAGATTCAGAAGACCGTTTGGTCATTCTCCCGGAAATCAAACGAGAGGGAGAACGGTTCTTCCTGAGTTCATTTAAACTCCCCGATAAGATTACATTCGCCGGGCTCCCGGTTCCATTGGACAACTGGCAAGTGCGGGAGCGAATTGAATATGAATTCTATCAATTCTTGGAAGACCAAGGCGAAAGCATCATCCTCGCCAAGCGTACCGGACGCTGCTTTCCCCCCGCAGAGAAACAATTGGCCGATACCGGGTTGCCCGATGACCTTAAGTACATGTTGCTGGTCGAGAGCAAATGTATCTCGGCGGCCTATTCCAAAGCCAAAGCCTCAGGTCCTTGGCAATTCATTCCGTCCACCGGACGCCGCTATCGACTCAAGAGCGACGCCGTCCGTGATGAGCGTCGTAATCTTGAAATGTCGACCGAAGCAGCAGTGAAATATCTCAAGTATCTCAAGGAGTACCAGAACAACGATTGGTTCTTAGCCATGGCCTCGTACAACGCCGGCGAAGAGCGGATTCGCAAGTTGCTTAAAGCACAGAACATCACTGACTATTGGAAAATGCACGGGCCGCGGGAGACCATGCGCTATGTCCCGCGGATCATTGCCGCCAAGGAAATCTACTCTCAGCCAGAGAAATATCTTGGGCTGACTAAGAACGACCTCTATGTGCCGTTCGAGACCGAAACCATCACAGTGAGCGTGAAAGAGTCTCAGCGGGCCCTGACTTCCGTTGCGGAAGAATTCGGCACCTATCTTCTCGAGCTCAAAATGTTGAATCCTGAATTCAAGAAGGATATGCTCCCTCGCGGGAGCTATCAAATTCGCGTACCTCGTCAAACCTGTCCAAGCCGCTGTTTTAAACAAGAGAAGACGCCGTAACATTCACGCTCATGAAGCTTCGGTTGCCCCCCTCATCTGCTCAATCACTTGTTCGCAAGCTGATCACTGCAGGGCTGGATGCGGCTGATCCCTATCGTGCCCTGCTCGATAGGGTCTCGCTTAGTGGCCACGCGCTGCGAGTAGGGTCTCAAATTTACGACCTGTCACAGGTTGATCGAGTGATCGCAGTCGGTGCCGGAAAGGCATCGGCCAGAATGGGGCAGGCATTAGAAAAAGTCTTTGGCCCAAGGTTGGAAGATGGACTAGTGATCGTCAAGACGGGGCATTCCCTCCCTACAAAACGGATTGGCGTTCTTGAAGCCGGCCATCCGATTCCTGATCGTGCCGGTCTTCATGCGACTCAACGGCTCCTGAGTTTGGTCAAAAACCTGAGCCCTCGCGACCTCCTCTTGGTTCTCTTGTCTGGGGGCGCATCAAGCTTATTACCGGCTCCAGTACCTGGCGTGACGTTGACGGATAAACAACGAACCACACGACTGCTTCTCCGAAGCGGTGCGACGATCAACGAGATCAATATCGTCAGAAAACATCTTTCGCTGATCAAAGGGGGTGGGCTAGCGTCTTCCACACACGCGAAGATTGTTGCCCTGATTCTCTCAGACGTCATCGGAGATGACCTTGGCTCGATCGGCTCCGGACCCACAGTTGGGGACCCCTCCACCTTTGCCGAGGCGGTTGAAGTGTTGAAACGTTACCGGATCTGGCGCTCCGTACCCGCCGGAGTGCGCCACTATTTGGGACGCGGTCAAAAGGGGACCGTGCCTGAGACACTGAAACCTGGTTCACGAGGTCGACATTCCGTGCACCATCAGATCATCGGGAACAATCGAATCATGGTGGAGGCGGTCACGCATTGCGCCGACAGGATAGGTCTTCGCACCATACGATTTTCCACCGCCATCATGGGCGAGGCAAGTGTAGCAGCAAAACGTTTGACTGCCCTTGCCAAAACAATTGCCGCTGGGCACCGAATTATGAAGCGCCCATGCTGCGTGGTGGCGGGGGGTGAAACGACGGTCACGGTCACGGGAAAGGGCAAAGGTGGCCGTGCCCAGGAATTCGCTGCCGCTGCTGCGTGTGAAATTGCCGGTCTTCCAAACACCTGGGTCGTGGCTCTTGGCAGCGATGGAACCGATGGGCCGACGGATGCGGCGGGAGCGATTGTGAGCGGAAAAACACTCACGCGCGCTAAGAAACTCGGCGTCGATCTCCCTTCTGCCGTGAATGGACATGATACCTATCCTGCCTTGAAGACGCTTGGATGTCATATCCATACCGGTCCCACCGGGACGAACGTCAATGACCTTTACCTCCTTCTTCTTCTCTAGTTACTATCCCACCCAATGACACGTCCGTTCATCCTCCCACTGTCTGAGTGTACCGATCTGGATCTGGCCGGCGGGAAAGCTCTGGGATTGGCTCAGCTCATCGCAGCTGGTTTCGCTGTCTCTCCCGGGGTTTGTTTGACAACAGAGGCCTACAAAACAACCCTGCATACATCAGGCTTTATCGATCACGAAATGTGGTCTACGATCTACCAGCTACCCGATAATGAACGAGGATTTGCCTTGGCCAGATGCCGGGATCGGATCAAAAGAAGTGAGATATCCCACCTGGCCAGTCAATGGCAGACGGCGCTCAAAACGCTCCATCGACCTCCAAGTGAACGCTGGGCCATCCGATCGTCCGCTACGAACGAGGATACGACTCATACCAGCTTCGCCGGGCTTTATCGCACCCATCTCGGCATAGCGCTATCGGACATCAAATCGGCCATCAAAGACCTCTGGGCCTCGCTATGGGAAGAACGTGTGCTCAAATACATGGCTCAGCAGAACTGTCCAAATCCCCCTAGAATGGCAGTGCTGATCCAACCAATGATCGCTGCGCGGACAGCTGGAGTAACGTATTCCATCCATCCTGTCACGGGTCGACGCAATCAGGTAATGATTAACGCCATCCCTGGACTGGCTGCACCATTGGTTGACGGCACGATCACCCCAGACCAATACGTCGTGGAGGTGGCAAGCGATGGAGAGCCAACACAGGTTCGCACACGAGTGCTGGCTGACAAGTCTCACCGGCTTTCGGTCTCGCATGAGGGGCTACAAACAGATCCCCTCGAAGAAGGGACTCAGCACCGCTCGTCGCTCGCAGATAGTCAGTTGTTTGCTCTCGCAAGGACTGCTAAACAAGTCGAACAGGCCCTGAGACGGCCCATGGATATCGAGTGGGCATTCGATGCCGACCAGCTCTGGCTCATGCAGGCGCGGCCAATTACGAACATCCACACTCCGTACGGCCTCACCAACGATGACTGTGAGTGGTCACGGGCAAATTTCAAGGAGACGCTGCCCGAGCTACCAAGCCCGCTGAGTCTCTCGTTCCTTGAACAGTTTATGGAGCGCTACATTCTTGCGCACTATCGCAGATTGGGATGCCGGATCCCTGATAGCCTCACATCGGTTCGCATACTGAGGGGTCGTCCCTACTTGAACGTCACCCTTTTCCACATGTTGGTCGCTCAGCTTGGTGGAGATCCGTCCATGAACGCCGAACAGATGGGAGGTGAACCGCCACAAGCCCTCCCCTCAGTAATGCCGCTCAATGGTTTGGCTTTTGTGCGGGCCGGATGGTTGATGTGGGCAGAGATGCGAAGGGTGGAACGTTCTGGCCCCCGACTATTTCAAGAGATGAAGGAACTGGCTACAACCTATGCGCGTGACCGGATCCTCCCCCTTACCGTAGATGAACTTGTCCCTACGCTGGACGCACTCGGTCCTTGGCTGGATGGCCGCGAAGTCACCTTTGGTATCGCTGGAGGCGTCGGGCAATGTTTACAAATATTCGGCCACCTCCTACCTCAATGGCTCGGCCCCGAGTGGAGAGAGTTGTTAAACGCTGCTCTCCAAGGACAAGGCACCGTCATTAGCGCCCGGCAGATTCTTCATCTTGCAGAGCTCACGGATATCGCTAGAGATGAGCCAAAAGCGGGTGCGTTCCTTACATCGGGAGAATGGGAGGCTTCGACATTTCGCTCAGCGCTTGCCGATACGAGGTTTCTCCGTGTCTTCACAACCTATTTGGAAGACTATGGTCATCGTGGGGTGGGCGAATCCGATGTCATGTCGCCACGTCTGACGGAAAATCCGGACGCGATATTGACGATTCTCCGCACCCAACTGATCTCGGCTTCCCCTTCTCGAATGGCGATTCTTGCGCGCCAGGAGAAGACGAGAGTCGCCGCACTGGCCCGGATTAAAGAACGACTCGGTTGGCGTTTCGACAGATGGGTGGTTTTTTTATGGTGCTACCGAAGACTCTGTCGCTTCTTTGCCCTGCGCGAGGCAAATCGACATCATTTGATGTATTACTCAACTGCAATCCGGACCCTTCTGTTGCGACTCGGGGAACTCCTGGTTACGCAGGGTCGCCTTGATCAGCGAGATGACATCTTTTTCCTCTCGATTGATGATCGCACCGATCTCTTAGCCGGTAGTACCCAAGACTGGAAGGCCATAGTCCAGGCGCGACATACTGAACGCGAGCGCCATGCAGCAGTCACGGTCCCCGATACCATTCGAGATTGGGATTCCATGCGCGAACAGACTCTGATATCAACCCAATCCTCCAAGCCCAGTCGGTTGACCGGCATGCCAATCAGCGCCGGATCCATAATCGGTCCGGTACGAATGATTCGTTCGGTTATGGATTGGGACCACGTGAGACCAGGCGAAATCCTAGTCGTCTCGGTTATCGATCCAGGCCTGGCGCCTCTCTTTGGAATTGCCGGCGGACTGATTGCAGAAATGGGTGGGACCTTATCTCATGGAGCCATCATTGCCCGTGAATATGGGCTACCGACCGTCGCCAATGTGGAGGGGGCGATGACTAAGCTTTCTGATGGCCTACGGGTCAGGCTGGATGCTGGATCGGGGACCATTTGTATCGAGCCATCTACATACCCAGAGGGTGGCTAGAGCTATTTGATCCGGGTCTTCTGCTTCTTGACCTTTCTCAATACCTTGCGTACTGTGCCTAAAATCATCGTGTCTATACCCTATATATGGGAGCTCATTGCTCGATCACTTTTTTGGGCTTATCACACAAATGACCGATGCAAACCCCATTTTCATAGGCATTGGGGTCGGATTGCTCCTCGGTGGTTTATTCGTAGGGCTTTGGATCAATGGACGCTTGCGCCCTCAGACTCAACGCGCTGAGGCTACCGTGCACGAAGTCAGAAAGCAACTAGAACAAGAGCGGACTACGGTCTTGTCCCTTCGTCAAGAACTCTCCCAGACTCACCAAGCCCGCGTGATGGCAGAAACTCGGATGGAAGAGACGACACGGCAACTCATTGAACAGAAAACTTTGCTCGAGCAGACACGTCAAGAACTCGTGGGGTCGTTCCAAGTCCTCTCCGGCGAAGCGTTGAAGCAAAACAACGAGGCATTTTTGAAACTCGCTTCGGTGACATTCGAAACACTTCACGTCAAAGCGGATGGAGACCTGGTGCAGCGGCAACAGGCTATTGATGCGTTGGTGCGTCCGCTCCACGACACACTGCAACGTTACGACGAGCAACTGCGTCTCCTGGAGCAGTCACGCCAGTCGGCTTACGGTGGACTGGATCAACATCTCAAATCATTGGCTGAGTCCCAGCAGAGGTTACAGCAAGAAACCGGAAACTTGGTCAAAGCCCTGAGAGCTCCGACCGTACGAGGTCAATGGGGTGAGTTGACATTAAGACGAGTCGCCGAGCTTGCCGGAATGGTCCAACACTGTGATTTCATCGAGCAACATTCAGTGGCCAGCGACGAGGCACGATTTCGACCTGACATGGTCGTCCAGCTCCCAGGCGGTCGCCAGATTATCGTTGATGCCAAAACCGTCCTCTCGGCTTATTTGGATGCCCACGAAGCACAAAACGATGTCCAACAAGCGGAAGCATTACGGCGCCATGCTGCTCAGGTGAAGAGCCGCATGGATGAATTATCTTTGAAAGCCTATTGGACACAGTTCGAACATTCTCCGGAGTTCGTCGTCCTGTTTCTTCCGGGTGAGCAATACCTCGGCGCCGCTCTGGACCAGAATCCGCAGCTCATTGAAGAAGGATTCGCGAGCGGAATCGTGCTGGCGACTCCGGCGACATTGATCGCATTACTGCGTGCAGTCGCCTACGGGTGGCGGCAGGAGAGGATGACGGCTCACGCGGAGGAAGCAGGCCGGTTGGGCAAAGAACTCTACGAACGGATGGCTGTGTTGGCGGGACATATGAACGATGTGGGTCAGTCCTTGGGCAAGAGCGTGTCGGCCTATAACCGTGCCGTGGGCTCCCTCGAGACACGTATTCTCCCGGCGGCGCGACGTTTCAAAGAATTGGGAGTGTCCTCTGACCGCGAGATCCTCTCGCTTGAGCCGACGGAGGTCGTTCCCCGCAAAACCTTATCGTTTGATACCGAATGAAGGAGCGCACATGACTCGTGAGCAGACCATGGTAGAAGCATTTCATAGCAGGTTTGATATTCTGGTCCAGTCAGGTCCGACAGAACTCACCGAAGAGACGAAGCAACTTCGTGTTCGTCTCATTCAGGAAGAGTTCGATGAGCTGAAAGAAGCTATGGCTGACGGGAATCTCGCTGCCGTGGCAAAGGAAATGGCAGATCTCCTCTATGTCACCTATGGAACAGCGGTGTCCTATGGGATTGATATGGAACCAGTGTTTCGTGAGGTTCACCGGTCGAATCTGAGCAAAGTAGGTGGCTACAAACGGGCAGATGGGAAATGGGTGAAACCCCCAACGTATTCGCCCGCTCATATCGACCCAATCTTGGAGGCACAACGAGAGCACCTGCTGGCATCGTCACTCTCAACCCATGATACCCCAGTCGGTACTCCCGAGAGCTCATGAGAGACCCACACTGTTCAAGTTGCGGCACACCCTTCGTTCGGCTGATCCATGATGAAGGCATCATGGAGCGGATCCTTAATCACTTCGGGTCATTTCCGTTTCGCTGTCAGCTTTGTACCACACGCTTCCGAGCCTTCAGAAGCCAAGTTGTTTCCAGTCCTTCAACTGCAGATCGCCGGGAGTATAGGCGATTGCCGGTGTCGTTCCGTGCCAACCTCCTTGCAGAGAACACCGTACAAACGACCAATCGCGTGACAGACATTTCCATGGGAGGCTGCACGTTGGAGACAGCGGCAACGTTGCCTCAAGGGACGTTCGTCGAGCTGGTCATCAAACCGGCGTCCGATGAAGAACCGATCAAGATTGAGACCGCCATGGTGTGCTCGTCGAGGCCTGGATCAATGGGCATCCGTTTCCTCGAAATGGTCACGGCCGACAAGAATCGCCTCAGTCAGGTCATTCTGAGCTTGCTGGTGGGTCAAAGCCTCCATCAGAACTTCTTTTCTTAGTAATGGCGCACGCGCTAGGAACGCCGTCGAGGGGCAGTCACCAGTATATTATCAATCAGCCGAACAAGCCCTAGGCGTACCGCTCCAAGCAGGACGACTCGCGAAGTCACGGTAGAAAGCGGCTCGAGCGTGTAGGGATCGCAGACCCCCAGATAGTCAATCGCCATGGCTGGTTCGGCCGTGATGACCTGACGCATCACGGCCTGTATGGATTTCCCATCAGCGATGCCTTTTTTGATTCTCTCGGCTCCTGCCCGAAGGCTTCTGTACAACGTAACCGCCAGAATTCGATCGTCGGGCGACAGATAGGCATTCCGTGAGCTCATCGCCAGCCCATCCGCTTCGCGCACGGTCGGATGCACGATAATCTCCACACCGAGGTTCAAATCTTTCACCAGCTGTCGGACGAGCGCCGATTGCTGGAAATCTTTCTGTCCAAAGAGTGCGATCTGAGGGCGCACGATTCCAAAGAGCTTGGTGACTACGGTCGCAACGCCTGAAAAATGATGAGGACGCACTTCCCCTTCCCACCGACGTGCAATCGTAGGAAGATTCACGGCTGTTTGAAATCCTTCTGGGTACATAGCCTGTACGCTTGGTTCAAAACAGACATCAACGCCTTCCTTTTTGCACAGAGCGCGATCACGCGAAATGGGACGCGGATATTTGGTGAGGTCCTCACGAGGACCGAATTGCGTAGGATTGACGAATATGCTGACTGCGAGCGCATCACACCGTAACCGGGCAGCTCGAATCAGCGCCCGATGCCCCTCATGCAATGCTCCCATCGTCGGCACCAGCCCGATCCGCACACTTTCCCGGTGGAGCCCCGCACTCCAGGCTGTCATGACACTCGGTGAACGAACGATCTTCATGAGCCAGGGGGTGAACTGCAAGCCGGACGCGACCCATACCTCGTCGAAGGTTGAGGAAAGAGCAGCTGCACTTGTCCTTGATCCTTAACCTGCTCCAATAACCGTGTGACCGATTGCTTGAGCACCGGATGGCCCCAGAGCGGATCCAATTCGTTCAATGGCATGAGAACGAACCGGCGCTCATGGAGGCGCGGGTGCGGGATGGTCAGGTCAGGTTCCTTGATGACGCGCTCACCGTAGAAGAGAATGTCTAGGTCAATCGTTCGAGGACCAGAGCGGTTGTCCTCATCCCGTCCGAGTGATCGCTCAATCTCTTGTAGTATCGTGAGGAGACTCCGTGGGGTAATGTCGGTTTCTATCTGTACCACCCCGTTGAGAAACCACTCTTCTCCTGGATCGGTCTCCCCGCGAATCGGTTCCGTTTCATATAGGAGGGAAACTCCTAGGAGCCGTGAATGGGGCAGCAGACTGAGCAATGTCACAGCTCGATCGCAAAAATCGACTCGATTACCGACATTCGACCCGAACCCAATGAAGACAGTCTCTTTCATCCGTGTATCTCGTGAAGCGTTATTCGTGAATCCTCAAGACAAAGGCGCCTTCTGCGAACGACGCTTCACGAACGACCTGGTCAAAACCCTATCTTCTTGATCCGTTCCACCGCTTCCGCAAGCCGCTCTTTGGTTGTGCACACCGTCATGCGAATATAGCCCTCGCCAGGTGCACCGAAACCGTTGCCGGGCGTCGTCACAATGCCCGCCTTTTCCAACAAGTGCGCCGTGAAGGACGTGGAGGTGTAGCCCTTCGGCACTGTCACCCAGATGTAGAACGCGGCAGGCGGCATCTCTACATCTAACCCCAACTTCTTGAGCCCAGGAACGATCGTATCGCGACGTTCCTGGTAAATCCTTCGGATGCCGTCCGTTACGGAATCATCTAGCCCCAGGGCGGTGATCCCAGCGTCTTGGACCGCTTCAAACACACCGGAATCTAATTGGCTTTTCACTTTGCCTAGCGCCGCCAAGACCGTCTTGTTCCCGACCACAAACCCGATTCGCCAACCGGTCATGTTGTAGGTTTTGGAGAGCGAGTGAAATTCCACGCCGACGTCCTTGGCACCCTCCACCTCCATAAAGCTCACCGGTCGCTTACCGTCGTAATAGATTTCCGAGTAGGCCGCATCGTGGCAGATGATAATCTGATTGTCCTGTGCAAATTCGATGGCCCGCTTGAAGTAGTCCTTCGTCATGATCACCGACGTGGGATTATTCGGCGAATTGAGCCACATGAGCTTAGTCTTCATGGCCACATCTTTTGGTATCGCACCCAAATCCGGCAGAAAGCCGTTGGCTTTGGTCAAGGGCATGAAGTGGGACGTGCCGCCACAAAAACTGGTTCCGACGGGATAGACCGGATAGCCTGGACTCGGAACCAGTACCAGATCTCCTGGATCGACAAAGGCAAGATGAATGTGCCCGATTCCTTCTTTTGACCCAATCAGCGTGAGGACCTCGTCGGTTGGATCAAGTGTCACATTGAAACGGCGCTTGTACCATCCGGCGACCGCTTTCCGGAACGACAACATGCCTTCATAGGAAGGGTATTGGTGATGCTTGGGGTCTTGGGCAGCCTTGGCCAAGCTTTCGATGATCGGAGCAGGCGTCGGCAAATCAGGGTCGCCTATCCCAAGATTGATGATGTCGACCCCGCGGGCAATGGCCTCCTGCTTCATCTTGTCGATCGCTGCAAAGAGGTATGGTGGCAATGTCTTGATACGTGTGGCGACTTCAATCGGAAAACCGGCCATGGTCGATCAAACTCCTTTCTTAAAATATGTATATCCCAACAGTCTGAAAGTCTTCCTTCCCTCAAATCAGGAATCTCCCACAGACCGTCAACAGGATAATGTTCTGGCGTGTAGACGAGGAATCCAAGACTACTTCAGGATGAAGTCGGTAATCAACGTGCTGGCTTCAGGAGGTAATCGATCAACCGATCAGCCATAGCATGTAACTGGGGAAGGTGAGGCGTTGCCATCGACTGCACATGGAATGCCGTCAGACCGGCCTTGCCCAAATCAGCTTCACATTCCCGGCACAGTGAGTCAATTCCATCTTGTTCCATCTCAAGGTGAAACAGCAGGCCATACGCACGATCGCCATAGCGAAACGCCTGCAGCGGCGCAATCTCGGAGCTCGCCAGCGAGACACACTCGTTGGGCAAGTCGAAGATTTCTCCGTGCCATTCAAAGACGTTGAACGCCTCTATCCCAGTGCCAAATACCGGATCTCTTTTCCCATCGCCAGTAAGACGAACGGGTGTCATACCAATCTCCAATGCCTTGCCTCGTCTCACCGTCCCACCGAGCGCCTTTGCCATAAACTGACTCCCCAAACACACCCCGATTACTGGCTTATCAGCAAGCAAAGCAGCTCTAATGAATGCTGTCTCTTCGTCGATCCATTGTTCAGAG is a genomic window of Candidatus Nitrospira kreftii containing:
- a CDS encoding hypothetical protein (conserved protein of unknown function) encodes the protein MYRLFLIILLLVVLYFLLRQMCSGFRSPNRDIRGKSTDGTDRQEELDEMIEDPVCHTFVPKRIAVIEEMGGREYCFCSKECAVVFRSQRPV
- a CDS encoding hypothetical protein (conserved exported protein of unknown function), producing MQRFAWPLILCFMITACAGNNPYLEASLKPAELQGKDKAWFEKNWGAPDGKASRFFGGETWTYYRIAGGKSGLPFFNFTPNQCQIILKFDKDEKMSDYSYSGC
- a CDS encoding putative transaldolase, translating into MKIYLDTANVKEIQDAASLGLLDGVTTNPSLVVKEGRSFKEMLAEVCKIVDGPISAEVVSVEADAMVKEGKELAKIHKNIVVKCPLIPEGLKATKRLASEGIKVNVTLCFSPTQALLAAKAGAWCVSPFIGRLDDISSSGMELIRQILTIYKNYDYKTLVLVASVRHPQHVVEAAMAGGHICTMPYSVFQALFKHPLTDSGLKKFLDDWKSKGQQ
- a CDS encoding Type-5 uracil-DNA glycosylase gives rise to the protein MKALRILNDAICDCTACPRLVDYRQVIAREKRKQYRDWTYWGRPVPGFGDPAARLYVLGLAPAAHGGNRTGRVFTGDRSGDWLYEALHRYGFSNQASSTHRGDGLTLTDCYIGATVRCAPPGNKPLPDEFERCSRFVQEEVRLLKSHRVVIALGKIAFDHYLKTCRTHGHTIPSPALKFGHGVACRLPWGVTLLGSYHPSQQNTFTGKLTRPMFHAVFRKARKSIEDH
- a CDS encoding hypothetical protein (conserved protein of unknown function); amino-acid sequence: MLTRGTQSIYCAIGIVFTILTIQVSAQAVSSIEDKNAKISEAEKEILLLDQLDSQSDSEDRLVILPEIKREGERFFLSSFKLPDKITFAGLPVPLDNWQVRERIEYEFYQFLEDQGESIILAKRTGRCFPPAEKQLADTGLPDDLKYMLLVESKCISAAYSKAKASGPWQFIPSTGRRYRLKSDAVRDERRNLEMSTEAAVKYLKYLKEYQNNDWFLAMASYNAGEERIRKLLKAQNITDYWKMHGPRETMRYVPRIIAAKEIYSQPEKYLGLTKNDLYVPFETETITVSVKESQRALTSVAEEFGTYLLELKMLNPEFKKDMLPRGSYQIRVPRQTCPSRCFKQEKTP
- a CDS encoding Glycerate 2-kinase, whose amino-acid sequence is MKLRLPPSSAQSLVRKLITAGLDAADPYRALLDRVSLSGHALRVGSQIYDLSQVDRVIAVGAGKASARMGQALEKVFGPRLEDGLVIVKTGHSLPTKRIGVLEAGHPIPDRAGLHATQRLLSLVKNLSPRDLLLVLLSGGASSLLPAPVPGVTLTDKQRTTRLLLRSGATINEINIVRKHLSLIKGGGLASSTHAKIVALILSDVIGDDLGSIGSGPTVGDPSTFAEAVEVLKRYRIWRSVPAGVRHYLGRGQKGTVPETLKPGSRGRHSVHHQIIGNNRIMVEAVTHCADRIGLRTIRFSTAIMGEASVAAKRLTALAKTIAAGHRIMKRPCCVVAGGETTVTVTGKGKGGRAQEFAAAAACEIAGLPNTWVVALGSDGTDGPTDAAGAIVSGKTLTRAKKLGVDLPSAVNGHDTYPALKTLGCHIHTGPTGTNVNDLYLLLLL
- a CDS encoding putative Phosphoenolpyruvate synthase, translated to MTRPFILPLSECTDLDLAGGKALGLAQLIAAGFAVSPGVCLTTEAYKTTLHTSGFIDHEMWSTIYQLPDNERGFALARCRDRIKRSEISHLASQWQTALKTLHRPPSERWAIRSSATNEDTTHTSFAGLYRTHLGIALSDIKSAIKDLWASLWEERVLKYMAQQNCPNPPRMAVLIQPMIAARTAGVTYSIHPVTGRRNQVMINAIPGLAAPLVDGTITPDQYVVEVASDGEPTQVRTRVLADKSHRLSVSHEGLQTDPLEEGTQHRSSLADSQLFALARTAKQVEQALRRPMDIEWAFDADQLWLMQARPITNIHTPYGLTNDDCEWSRANFKETLPELPSPLSLSFLEQFMERYILAHYRRLGCRIPDSLTSVRILRGRPYLNVTLFHMLVAQLGGDPSMNAEQMGGEPPQALPSVMPLNGLAFVRAGWLMWAEMRRVERSGPRLFQEMKELATTYARDRILPLTVDELVPTLDALGPWLDGREVTFGIAGGVGQCLQIFGHLLPQWLGPEWRELLNAALQGQGTVISARQILHLAELTDIARDEPKAGAFLTSGEWEASTFRSALADTRFLRVFTTYLEDYGHRGVGESDVMSPRLTENPDAILTILRTQLISASPSRMAILARQEKTRVAALARIKERLGWRFDRWVVFLWCYRRLCRFFALREANRHHLMYYSTAIRTLLLRLGELLVTQGRLDQRDDIFFLSIDDRTDLLAGSTQDWKAIVQARHTERERHAAVTVPDTIRDWDSMREQTLISTQSSKPSRLTGMPISAGSIIGPVRMIRSVMDWDHVRPGEILVVSVIDPGLAPLFGIAGGLIAEMGGTLSHGAIIAREYGLPTVANVEGAMTKLSDGLRVRLDAGSGTICIEPSTYPEGG